In Mus musculus strain C57BL/6J chromosome 9, GRCm38.p6 C57BL/6J, one genomic interval encodes:
- the Rbp1 gene encoding retinol-binding protein 1, whose product MPVDFNGYWKMLSNENFEEYLRALDVNVALRKIANLLKPDKEIVQDGDHMIIRTLSTFRNYIMDFQVGKEFEEDLTGIDDRKCMTTVSWDGDKLQCVQKGEKEGRGWTQWIEGDELHLEMRAEGVICKQVFKKVH is encoded by the exons ATGCCTGTGGACTTCAACGGGTACTGGAAGATGCTGAGCAATGAGAATTTCGAGGAGTACCTGCGCGCGCTCG ACGTCAACGTGGCCTTACGCAAAATCGCCAACTTGCTGAAGCCAGACAAAGAGATCGTGCAGGATGGCGACCACATGATCATCCGCACGCTGAGCACTTTTCGGAACTATATCATGGACTTCCAAGTTGGGAAGGAGTTTGAGGAAGATCTGACAGGCATAGACGACCGCAAGTGCATG ACCACTGTGAGCTGGGATGGTGACAAACTCCAGTGTGtgcagaagggagagaaggagggacgtGGCTGGACGCAGTGGATCGAGGGTGATGAACTTCACCTG GAAATGAGAGCTGAGGGTGTGATCTGCAAGCAAGTGTTTAAGAAAGTACACTGA
- the Nmnat3 gene encoding nicotinamide/nicotinic acid mononucleotide adenylyltransferase 3 isoform c (isoform c is encoded by transcript variant 3) encodes MDGPDPSKTPSASAALPELKLLCGADVLKTFQTPNLWKDTHIQEIVEKFGLVCVSRSGHDPERYISDSPILQQFQHNIHLAREPVLNEISATYVRKALGQGQSVKYLLPEAVITYIRDQGLYINDGSWKGKGKTG; translated from the exons ATGGATGGCCCAGACCCCAGCAAGACACCATCAGCCTCTGCAG CACTGCCAGAGTTGAAACTCCTCTGCGGAGCTGATGTCCTCAAGACCTTCCAGACCCCCAACCTCTGGAAAGACACGCACATCCAGGAAATAGTGGAGAAGTTCGGCTTGGTGTGCGTGAGCAGGAGCGGTCATGACCCGGAAAGGTACATCTCGGACTCGCCCATCCTCCAGCAGTTTCAGCACAACATTCACCTGGCCAGGGAACCCGTTCTGAACGAGATCAGTGCCACATACGTCAGGAAAGCCTTGGGACAAGGGCAGAGCGTGAAGTACCTCCTCCCTGAGGCCGTCATCACCTACATCAGGGACCAGGGCCTCTACATCAATGACGGTTcctggaaagggaaaggaaagactgGCTAG